One window from the genome of Dolosigranulum savutiense encodes:
- a CDS encoding MBL fold metallo-hydrolase, translated as MSWMTIHSGLERIGGNIVEVATERVRVLTDFGVGIGDSDISVEQQMSDLEQHLLAGSLPRIEGIFETDQFQQVTLADHQTDQRPLVVILSHLHIDHMGGLIYLPSDATVYMSESTWRLYQQLIQLGVEQLPACQMIPVRGDEWIDVEDISFCLKKSDHDVPGVASIWLQTPDAKLIHSGDFRLHGTSPENVLDWAQAAHEWQPDILLIEGTTYSKGTDEGKVDSQEESNKSRLYLASEAALVAEFKQLLKQQDQLIAINLYERNIERIVALHRAAQQLDKTFVMETAIAQLVRAFYPDEKIVEWSPAVKDDILAQPSKFILQNSYAHIDRLAEIGAGLYLHSNGTPLGDYDPEYAVMLRRVAAAGFEFQRFAVSGHATPEDILTIAKTIDATWTIPWHTFNPERLEQALEAIGLQPFMPNCQQPYDLAKGLCE; from the coding sequence ATGAGTTGGATGACGATTCATAGTGGGTTAGAGCGAATAGGTGGTAATATTGTTGAAGTAGCAACAGAGCGTGTGCGCGTGTTGACCGATTTTGGGGTGGGAATTGGGGATTCAGATATCTCAGTCGAGCAACAGATGAGTGACTTGGAACAACATCTTTTGGCTGGATCACTGCCTCGAATAGAGGGAATATTTGAAACAGACCAATTTCAACAGGTTACTTTAGCGGATCATCAGACGGATCAACGGCCACTGGTTGTTATTTTGTCACATTTACATATTGATCATATGGGTGGGTTGATTTATTTGCCGAGTGATGCGACGGTTTATATGAGCGAATCGACTTGGCGCCTGTACCAGCAACTTATTCAATTAGGGGTGGAACAACTCCCTGCCTGTCAGATGATTCCGGTGAGGGGGGATGAGTGGATTGACGTTGAAGATATTTCTTTTTGTCTGAAGAAGAGTGATCATGATGTGCCGGGAGTTGCATCAATCTGGTTGCAGACGCCAGATGCTAAGCTGATTCATTCAGGTGATTTCCGCTTACATGGTACGTCACCGGAGAACGTGCTAGATTGGGCGCAAGCAGCTCATGAGTGGCAACCGGATATTTTACTAATCGAAGGGACAACTTATTCCAAAGGTACTGATGAAGGCAAGGTTGACAGCCAAGAAGAATCAAATAAGTCACGGCTCTATTTGGCTTCCGAAGCAGCCTTAGTCGCGGAGTTTAAGCAACTCTTAAAACAGCAAGATCAACTCATAGCAATTAACTTATATGAACGAAATATTGAGCGAATTGTCGCACTTCATCGGGCGGCGCAACAATTGGATAAGACCTTCGTGATGGAAACAGCCATTGCCCAGCTTGTTCGTGCGTTTTACCCGGATGAGAAGATTGTGGAGTGGAGTCCCGCAGTGAAAGATGACATATTAGCTCAGCCATCTAAGTTTATTTTGCAAAATAGTTATGCCCATATTGATCGGCTAGCGGAAATAGGGGCGGGTTTATATTTGCATAGTAATGGGACGCCGCTGGGAGATTATGACCCTGAATATGCAGTGATGCTTAGACGAGTGGCGGCGGCAGGATTTGAATTTCAACGATTTGCGGTCAGCGGTCATGCAACACCGGAAGATATTTTAACCATTGCTAAAACCATTGATGCGACATGGACGATTCCATGGCATACGTTCAATCCCGAGCGCTTAGAGCAGGCATTAGAAGCGATCGGATTACAACCATTTATGCCCAATTGTCAACAGCCATACGATTTAGCGAAAGGATTATGCGAATGA